Within Lactobacillus amylovorus DSM 20531, the genomic segment TCTCATTTGCCCGCCTGAAAGCTCAAACGGAGATTTAGTTGCTATCTCTTCAGGCAGTCCTACTTTGCTCAGCCATTCAAAGGCTTTGGTTTTTGCTTCTTTTTCTGTCGCACCAAAATTCTTAGGTCCAAATTCAATATCTTCTAACACAGTATTCTCAAATAATTGTGCTTCAGGAAATTGAAAAACTAGACTAACTCGTTTACGCAATTCTTTTAAATTTTTATTACTTGTTTGAGGAGTGATATGATATCCGGCAATATCTATTGAACCTTTGCTTGGCTTCAGCAACGCATTAAAATGCTGCATAAGCGTAGATTTACCACTACCAGTATGTCCAATCAAAGCAATGAATTTATTGTCAGCTAATTCGAAAGAAACGTTATCTAGCCCCCTTTTTTTCATTGTTGTTCCTGGAGAATAAATATAATCTACTTTTTCGAATTTAATTGACATAAGTACTGTTTCAACTCATCTTTCGTTTGTACATCTTTTGGTATTGTAATGCCTAATTGATTTAATTTATATATCAATTTATCTACAAAAGGAATATCTAATCCAATTTGCCGCGGCATTTCTGTTTGACTGAAAATTTCTGTTGGCGATGCTTGTGCCAATATTTTCCCTTCATTTAGCACAATGACATTATCTGCCATATCAGCTTCATCGATATCATGCGTAATAGAGAGAATGGTTAAATTTTTTTCTGACATTAAGCGTTTAATTATCTTTAATATTTGGTCTCTACCGCTGGGGTCTAGCATTGACGTCGATTCATCCAAGATAATAATCTCTGGTTCAACAGCAAGAATACCTGCAATAGCTACTCTTTGCTTTTGACCACCAGATAAATTGGCAGGTTCAGCATCAATATAATCCAGCATTCCCACATCAGATAATACCTTTTTAACGGTCTGTACCATCTGGTCCCTAGGAACACCACGATTTTCTAATCCAAATGCTACATCGTCACCAACTGTAGCTCCAACAAATTGATTATCCGGATTTTGAAAAACTATACCAACTTTTTCTCTAATGTCCCAAACATTTTCTGAATTTAGATTCATTCCGGAAACAGTAATTACACTGCCAGAGTCCTTATCAGGTAAAAGTAAACCATTAATCAACTTGGAAATTGTGGATTTACCACTCCCATTATGGCCTATTAAAGCTGTCCATGAACCTTTTTTTACTTTAAAATTAATTTTCTTAAGGACAGGTGCTTTAGATTCTGGATATGTAAATGTCACATCTTTAAACTCAATAGCATTGCTAATTGTCATATTTCACTCTCCCTTCCAACTCACTTAATAGTAATTGTAACAGAAAAAAGGGTAAAAAAAATCACCCATGAAGAGGGATGATTTTCATCATCTAAGCTAGACTAAGCTTGCGCCATCATCTTTACGCTTATTCTCACTTTCATGGATAATTCTTAATACGTATTAAGTTTTTGACTATTCTAGACTAATTCAAGAATAACCATTGGAGCAGCGTCACCTTTACGAGGAACTGCTAACTTCAAAATTCTAGTGTAACCACCATTACGGTCTTTGTAACGAGGTGCTACATCGCTGAAAAGCTTTTGCAATGCTGACTTAACAACTACAGTATCCTTTTCTTCGTGGATATCTGCAACTTCGTCACGTACAAATGCTGCAGCCTTTCTTCTTGAAGCTAAATCGCCGCGCTTACCTAAAGTGATCATCTTTTCGGCAGTCTTGCGAACTTCTTTAGCACGAGTTTCAGTAGTAACAATGCGTTCGTTCATGATTAATTGAGTAGTCATTTCTCTTAGCATTGCTTTTCTGTGAGCACTATCGCGACCTAATTTACGGTATGCCATGGGTTTGCCTCCTTTATTGCCTACTTTTAGTCTTCTTGACGAAGTGAAAGACCTAAGTCGGCTAATTTATTCTTAACTTCTTCCAATGATTTACGTCCTAAGTTACGTACACGCATCATATCTGATTCTGTCTTATCAGTTAACTCTTGAAGAGTGTTAATGCCGGCACGTTTCAGGCAGTTGTATGAACGAACAGAAAGGTCAAGCTCTTCAATTGTCATTTCAAGCTTCTTTTCCTTCTTATCGTTTTCCTTTTCCACCATTACTTCGCTGAATTGAGTATTTGCATCAGCTGATTCAAATACCTTGAAGTGTTCAACTAAGATCTTAGCAGCAAAACTAAGGGCGTCATTAGGCTTGATTGAACCGTCAGTCCAAATCTCAAAAGTGAGCTTGTCGAAATCGTCTCTCTTACCAACACGAGTTGATTCAACTTGGTAGTTAACCTTTTTAATTGGTGAGAATAATGAATCAACAGGAATTACTCCGATTGGCATGTCATCACTCTTATTGTCACTTGCAGTTACATATCCTCTACCATTCTTTACGGCGAGTTCCATATGTAAATGCCCACCTTCAGCAATGGTACAAATATATTGATCTGGATTCAAGACTTGAACGTCTGCATCAACTTTAAGATCATCAGCAGTTA encodes:
- a CDS encoding energy-coupling factor transporter ATPase; its protein translation is MSIKFEKVDYIYSPGTTMKKRGLDNVSFELADNKFIALIGHTGSGKSTLMQHFNALLKPSKGSIDIAGYHITPQTSNKNLKELRKRVSLVFQFPEAQLFENTVLEDIEFGPKNFGATEKEAKTKAFEWLSKVGLPEEIATKSPFELSGGQMRRVAIAGVMVNEPQVLCLDEPAAGLDPRSRKEMMKLFLNYQKAGHTVILVTHNMDDVAEFADDVLVMEHGQLIKHDKPENIFKDKNWLEKHYLMEPTPSRFASELANYNFAQNPLTLDQLVDGIKENLKGEFDE
- a CDS encoding energy-coupling factor transporter ATPase, with product MTISNAIEFKDVTFTYPESKAPVLKKINFKVKKGSWTALIGHNGSGKSTISKLINGLLLPDKDSGSVITVSGMNLNSENVWDIREKVGIVFQNPDNQFVGATVGDDVAFGLENRGVPRDQMVQTVKKVLSDVGMLDYIDAEPANLSGGQKQRVAIAGILAVEPEIIILDESTSMLDPSGRDQILKIIKRLMSEKNLTILSITHDIDEADMADNVIVLNEGKILAQASPTEIFSQTEMPRQIGLDIPFVDKLIYKLNQLGITIPKDVQTKDELKQYLCQLNSKK
- the rplQ gene encoding 50S ribosomal protein L17, with the protein product MAYRKLGRDSAHRKAMLREMTTQLIMNERIVTTETRAKEVRKTAEKMITLGKRGDLASRRKAAAFVRDEVADIHEEKDTVVVKSALQKLFSDVAPRYKDRNGGYTRILKLAVPRKGDAAPMVILELV
- a CDS encoding DNA-directed RNA polymerase subunit alpha — encoded protein: MIEFEKPNITVVEQEDSYGKFVVEPLERGFGTTLGNSLRRVLLTSIPGTGLVYVQIDGVLHEFSTVPGVREDVTKIILNLKKLELKSLSDEQKVIELDVEGPATVTADDLKVDADVQVLNPDQYICTIAEGGHLHMELAVKNGRGYVTASDNKSDDMPIGVIPVDSLFSPIKKVNYQVESTRVGKRDDFDKLTFEIWTDGSIKPNDALSFAAKILVEHFKVFESADANTQFSEVMVEKENDKKEKKLEMTIEELDLSVRSYNCLKRAGINTLQELTDKTESDMMRVRNLGRKSLEEVKNKLADLGLSLRQED